A region of the Tissierellales bacterium genome:
AAGGGGGATTGATTATGTTAGAGGTCAATGATTTAAGAACTTATTTTCATACTTTAGAGGGGATAGTACCAGCTGTAGATGGAGTATCATTTAATATAGAAAAAGGTGAGACCCTTTGTGTAGTAGGAGAATCGGGTTGCGGAAAATCAGTTACCGCTATGTCCATATTAAAATTAATACCAACTCCTCCAGGAAAATATGTTTCTGGGGAAATACTATTTAACGAGGAAAATTTATTGAGAAAAAGTGAATCTGAAATGAGAAATATCCGAGGAAATGATATAGCTATGATATTTCAGGAGCCTATGACTTCCTTAAATCCCGTATATACTGTAGGTAATCAAATTACTGAAAGTATTATTCTACACCAAGGTTTAAATAAAAGTGAGGCCAATAAAAAGTCTATTGAAATGCTTAGGAAGGTAGGTATTCCATTACCAGAAAAAAGAGTAAAAGAATATCCTCATCAGCTTTCAGGAGGTATGAGACAAAGGGTTATGATTGCTATGGCTTTAAGCTGCAATCCTACACTTTTAATTGCTGATGAACCCACTACAGCTTTAGATGTAACTATTCAAGCTCAAATATTACATTTGATGAGGAACTTGAAAAAAGAATATAATTCTTCTATACTATTTATTACCCATGATTTAGGCGTAGTGGCAGAAATGGCAGATAAAGTAATAGTTATGTATGCTGGAAAAATAGTAGAACAGGGAAATGTAGAAGAT
Encoded here:
- a CDS encoding ABC transporter ATP-binding protein produces the protein MLEVNDLRTYFHTLEGIVPAVDGVSFNIEKGETLCVVGESGCGKSVTAMSILKLIPTPPGKYVSGEILFNEENLLRKSESEMRNIRGNDIAMIFQEPMTSLNPVYTVGNQITESIILHQGLNKSEANKKSIEMLRKVGIPLPEKRVKEYPHQLSGGMRQRVMIAMALSCNPTLLIADEPTTALDVTIQAQILHLMRNLKKEYNSSILFITHDLGVVAEMADKVIVMYAGKIVEQGNVEDIFNNPQHPYTIGLLNSIPKLTGKRKEQLHVIKGNVPTFYNLPEGCSFSSRCEYVKKECLEEEPKLVSLGEPDRKVACWLIDGKED